A stretch of the Chthoniobacterales bacterium genome encodes the following:
- a CDS encoding pseudouridine synthase produces the protein MLIALHKPYGVLSQFTPEAPGQRTLAECGLPAGVYPVGRLDADSEGLLLLTDEAGLNHRLLHPTRGHWRRYWAQVEGEPLPAAFAELERGVMVQGRRTLPARAWRVE, from the coding sequence GTGCTCATTGCCCTTCACAAGCCTTACGGCGTTCTCAGCCAGTTTACGCCGGAAGCTCCCGGGCAGCGGACGCTGGCGGAGTGCGGCCTGCCGGCGGGCGTGTATCCGGTCGGACGGCTGGACGCGGATTCCGAGGGGTTGCTGCTCCTGACCGATGAGGCGGGGCTGAATCACCGGTTGCTGCATCCGACGCGTGGGCATTGGCGGCGGTATTGGGCGCAGGTCGAGGGCGAGCCGCTGCCGGCGGCGTTCGCGGAGCTCGAGCGAGGCGTGATGGTGCAGGGCAGGCGCACGCTGCCGGCGCGGGCGTGGCGGGTGGAGC
- a CDS encoding metallophosphoesterase, translated as MSTEAILERAPARENGFLSPRAKAPRYRMTMRLLFVADLHYSLRQFDRLLANAPDYDLTVIGGDLLDLASPLDFDIQIAVVEKYVGRLRRRARLVISSGNHDGDGRNSADESVALWLRDLGGEDLFVDGDSLDFGDVRITVCPWWDGAQSREELEALLEREAARSPRRWIWIHHAPPSGSRTSWTGRESVGDDPLREWIQRFQPEMVFSGHVHNAPFYPEGSWIDRVGRTWVFNPGRQIGPQPTSIVLDLDAMTAEWHSIEGCSTRSLRIADN; from the coding sequence ATGAGCACGGAGGCGATTCTGGAGCGGGCGCCAGCCCGGGAAAATGGTTTTCTCTCGCCTCGCGCGAAGGCTCCTCGCTATCGCATGACGATGCGGCTGCTTTTCGTTGCGGACCTCCACTATTCGCTTCGGCAGTTTGACCGGCTGCTCGCAAACGCCCCGGATTACGACCTCACCGTGATCGGCGGCGATCTGCTCGACCTCGCCTCGCCCCTCGATTTCGACATCCAGATCGCCGTCGTCGAGAAATACGTGGGCCGCCTCCGTCGGCGCGCGCGGCTGGTCATCAGCTCGGGCAATCACGATGGCGACGGACGCAACTCCGCGGACGAATCGGTCGCGCTCTGGCTGCGGGATCTCGGCGGCGAGGACCTCTTCGTCGACGGCGACAGCCTCGACTTCGGCGATGTCCGCATCACCGTGTGCCCGTGGTGGGACGGCGCCCAATCCCGCGAGGAACTCGAAGCCTTGCTGGAGCGCGAGGCGGCCCGCTCGCCCCGGCGATGGATCTGGATTCATCACGCCCCGCCCAGCGGCTCCCGCACAAGCTGGACAGGCCGGGAATCCGTCGGAGACGACCCCCTTCGCGAGTGGATTCAGCGCTTCCAGCCCGAGATGGTGTTCAGCGGCCACGTCCACAATGCACCGTTCTATCCCGAGGGTTCGTGGATCGATCGCGTTGGCCGGACGTGGGTTTTCAACCCCGGTCGGCAGATCGGCCCCCAGCCGACATCGATCGTTCTCGATCTCGATGCCATGACCGCCGAGTGGCACTCGATCGAAGGGTGTTCAACCCGCAGTCTCCGGATCGCGGACAACTGA
- a CDS encoding cyclic nucleotide-binding domain-containing protein: MRSILDTLTDHPVRSFAAGEAVLEQNTSTGRLYIMIEGRVQILRDGAVIDTFSRAGDVFGDLSALLGVAHTATVRAVQDSRFYEIADARPFLEQHPAMTLYLCELLARRLNSLTAYLVDLKQQYEGDERIDMVDEVLEALLHRQPRSRLFPRDSVVRDPETAG, encoded by the coding sequence ATGCGCTCGATCCTGGACACGCTCACCGACCATCCGGTGCGTTCCTTCGCCGCCGGGGAGGCGGTTCTCGAGCAGAATACGAGCACCGGCCGGCTTTACATCATGATCGAGGGCCGGGTGCAGATCCTGCGCGACGGCGCGGTGATCGACACCTTTTCCCGGGCCGGCGATGTCTTCGGCGATTTGTCCGCGCTGCTCGGCGTCGCCCACACGGCCACCGTGCGCGCGGTGCAGGACTCGCGATTCTACGAGATCGCGGATGCTCGACCCTTCCTGGAGCAACATCCGGCAATGACGCTTTATCTCTGCGAGTTGCTTGCCAGGCGGCTGAATTCGCTGACGGCGTATCTCGTCGACCTGAAGCAGCAGTATGAAGGCGACGAGCGGATCGACATGGTCGACGAGGTGCTCGAGGCGCTGCTGCACCGGCAGCCCCGCTCGCGTCTCTTTCCGCGGGATTCAGTTGTCCGCGATCCGGAGACTGCGGGTTGA
- a CDS encoding NAD(P)H-hydrate dehydratase, whose product MLLSSAEMRAVEEDAFARGVNAEDLMDRAGLGIAEAILAFVPGPAHVIAVCGKGNNAGDVLVAARHLARRGWNVEADLVFPEHDLSPLAAKKLTELRASLRFETSMAPSLVLLDGLLGIGARGAPREPIALAIRRIDALRQQRGAFVVAADLPSGLDADTGEAAESCVVADLTVTIGHPKAGLLADAATAVVGRLALVPLDELATSEGDAAELVTPLRLQSLLPPRPFDSHKGTWGRIGILAGSRGTLGAARLCAEGALRAGAGLVTLYALPDCYELLAATMPPEVMVRPVARHTDALADRLDAIAIGPGIGSPAAAEILPIITGFSGPMVVDADALNLLARTPGAWQKMAGPRLFTPHPGEMARLFPESRSLSRRATAEKFAGTHHVTVLLKGARTVIAEAGAPTVFNTTGNPGMGSGGMGDVLSGVCATFLGQGHSPREAAMLGAWICGRAAERFVFGPGGSPEGLVASDVIHRLGETMQDIRTGRAI is encoded by the coding sequence ATGCTTCTGAGCAGTGCGGAAATGCGGGCGGTCGAGGAGGACGCTTTCGCGCGCGGCGTGAATGCCGAGGACCTCATGGATCGCGCCGGCCTCGGCATCGCCGAAGCCATCCTCGCCTTCGTTCCCGGCCCCGCCCACGTCATCGCCGTCTGCGGCAAGGGCAACAACGCCGGCGACGTGCTCGTCGCAGCGCGTCACCTCGCCCGGCGTGGATGGAATGTCGAAGCCGACCTCGTCTTTCCCGAGCACGACCTCTCCCCGCTCGCCGCCAAGAAGCTCACCGAGCTTCGGGCATCGCTTCGTTTCGAAACCTCCATGGCGCCCTCCCTCGTCCTCCTCGACGGCCTGCTGGGAATCGGCGCCCGGGGCGCCCCGCGAGAACCCATCGCCTTGGCGATCCGGCGCATCGATGCGCTCCGCCAGCAGCGCGGGGCCTTCGTCGTGGCCGCCGATCTTCCCAGCGGACTCGATGCGGATACCGGCGAGGCCGCGGAGTCCTGCGTCGTCGCCGATCTCACCGTCACCATCGGCCATCCCAAGGCGGGCCTGCTCGCCGACGCCGCCACCGCTGTCGTCGGCCGGCTTGCCCTCGTTCCGCTGGACGAACTCGCGACCTCGGAAGGAGACGCCGCGGAACTGGTCACCCCGCTCCGACTCCAGTCCCTCCTGCCTCCGCGGCCCTTCGACAGCCACAAGGGGACGTGGGGCCGCATCGGAATCCTCGCCGGTTCGCGGGGCACCCTCGGCGCCGCCCGGCTCTGCGCGGAAGGCGCCCTCCGTGCCGGCGCTGGCCTCGTCACGCTCTACGCCCTGCCCGATTGCTACGAACTCCTCGCCGCGACCATGCCGCCGGAGGTCATGGTCCGCCCCGTCGCCCGCCACACGGACGCACTCGCCGATCGTCTCGACGCGATCGCCATCGGCCCGGGCATCGGCTCTCCGGCCGCAGCCGAGATTCTTCCGATCATCACCGGTTTCTCCGGCCCGATGGTCGTGGACGCCGACGCCCTCAACCTTCTCGCCCGCACGCCGGGCGCCTGGCAGAAAATGGCCGGCCCGCGCCTCTTCACGCCCCACCCCGGAGAAATGGCCCGACTTTTCCCGGAGAGCCGGTCGCTCTCCCGCCGCGCCACCGCGGAAAAATTTGCCGGAACGCACCACGTCACCGTCCTCCTCAAGGGCGCACGCACCGTCATCGCCGAAGCGGGAGCGCCAACCGTTTTCAATACAACCGGGAATCCCGGCATGGGAAGCGGCGGCATGGGCGACGTGCTGTCCGGTGTCTGCGCGACCTTTCTCGGACAGGGCCACTCGCCGCGGGAGGCCGCCATGCTCGGCGCCTGGATCTGCGGCCGCGCGGCGGAACGCTTTGTCTTCGGTCCGGGCGGCTCACCCGAGGGCCTCGTGGCCAGCGACGTGATTCATCGCCTCGGCGAGACGATGCAGGACATTCGCACCGGCCGGGCTATTTGA